ATCGACTTTTTGCGTGACGTAGGAAAGAACTTCTCCCTTAATACGATGCTGGATCGCGATACCGTCAAGCGGCGCCTCGAGGGCGACGGCATTTCCTACACCGAGTTTTCCTACATGCTCCTGCAGTCCAATGACTTCGTGCAGCTCCGGCGCGAGCGCGATTGCGTATTGCAGATCGGCGGCGGTGATCAGTGGGGCAACATCGTCTCTGGCGTCGACCTTAACCGTCGTATCGATGGCGCCAAGGTACATGGCCTTACGGTGCCGCTGGTTACCGACGCCTCCGGACAGAAGTTCGGCAAGTCCACTGGCGGCGGAAAGCTTTGGCTCGATCCGGAGAAAACTTCCGCATACTCCTGGTACCAGTACTTCCTCAATGCAGGAGACTCTGTAGTCATCGACTACCTGCGCTGGTTCACCTTCCTGACGCAGGAGGAAATCGCCGAATACGAGCGTGCGGTAGAAGAAGAGCCTTATAAGCGCACCGCTCAGCGCCGCCTGGCGCAAGAGATGACCGATCTGGTTCACGGTGAAGAGGCAACCAAGGCTGTCGAGCTTGCCGCTCAGGCGCTATTCGGCAAGGCCGAACTTTCCGAGCTGGATGAGAAGACCCTTGCCGGCGCGCTCTCTGAAACCACTGTCGCCGAAGTTGCCGCCGGCGAACCGCGCACCATTGTCGACCTGCTGGTAGCTAGCGGCTTGGCCGATTCCAAGGGTGCTGCCCGCCGCACCATTAAGGAAGGCGGTGCCTATGTGAATAACCAGCGTATCGAATCAGCAGAGTGGGAGCCGTCTGCAGAAGACCTCCTGCATGGCAGCTGGCTGGTGCTGCGCCGAGGCAAGAAGAACTTCGCTGGCGCTAAGTTGAGCTAAAAAGCTGTAGATGACGTCCGTTCCATTTGTTGGAAGGGCGTCATTTTTCATTTTTGTACGCTGTCCTGCGGGTTTGTGTTGTTTGGCGGAGTTGGACTACATTAATCCAAGTCGCCGCGAGGTAGCCGGGAGGTTACTTCCTAGCGAATTTTGTACGGACTTGGTTCAATGATTTGACAGGGTTCATTGAGTTGAGTAAGTTTGTACGAGCCGCCAACGAGAGGTTAACGGTAGGTTAATTTTTTGTGGTGTGTGGATGATGTTTGAGAACTCAATAGTGTGCCAATGTACTTTTTATTTTTTGTGTGCATGGTTGTGTGTTGATTGGTTTGTCTGCCAATAGACCTAGGTGGTTTGTTGGTTGGTGTGTGCCGGTTGGGTATGTGAAACGCGTACCTATTTGAATGCTGTTTGGTGTTTCGGCTGCATTGAGATGGATTGGTTGGCATGTGATTGTGTTCAACTTTTTTGGTTTCCTTATTTTTGACCCCGTCGGGTTGAGGGAACTGTATTTTTTCTTTGTAGTAATTTTTTGGACGCCAGCACAGGCTTTTGTGGTTTGTGGTGGTTTGTTCTTTTGTTGGGTTTCGGGCTTTTCACGGCCTGTTTCGGATTTGTTCTGAAATTTTTTTTGTGGAGAGTTTGATCCTGGCTCAGGACGAACGCTGGCGGCGTGCTTAACACATGCAAGTCGAACGGAAAGGCCCTGCTTGCAGGGTACTCGAGTGGCGAACGGGTGAGTAACACGTGGGTGATCTGCCCTGCACTTCGGGATAAGCCTGGGAAACTGGGTCTAATACCGGATAGGAGCCATTTTTAGTGTGATGGTTGGAAAGTTTTTTCGGTGTAGGATGAGCTCGCGGCCTATCAGCTTGTTGGTGGGGTAATGGCCTACCAAGGCGGCGACGGGTAGCCGGCCTGAGAGGGTGGACGGCCACATTGGGACTGAGATACGGCCCAGACTCCTACGGGAGGCAGCAGTGGGGAATATTGCACAATGGGCGCAAGCCTGATGCAGCGACGCCGCGTGGGGGATGACGGCCTTCGGGTTGTAAACTCCTTTCGCTAGGGACGAAGCTTTTTGTGACGGTACCTAGATAAGAAGCACCGGCTAACTACGTGCCAGCAGCCGCGGTAATACGTAGGGTGCGAGCGTTGTCCGGAATTACTGGGCGTAAAGGGCTCGTAGGTGGTTTGTCGCGTCGTCTGTGAAATTCCGGGGCTTAACTCCGGGCGTGCAGGCGATACGGGCATAACTTGAGTACTGTAGGGGTAACTGGAATTCCTGGTGTAGCGGTGAAATGCGCAGATATCAGGAGGAACACCGATGGCGAAGGCAGGTTACTGGGCAGTTACTGACGCTGAGGAGCGAAAGCATGGGTAGCGAACAGGATTAGATACCCTGGTAGTCCATGCCGTAAACGGTGGGCGCTAGGTGTGAGGGTCTTTTCACGACTTTCGTGCCGTAGCTAACGCATTAAGCGCCCCGCCTGGGGAGTACGGCCGCAAGGCTAAAACTCAAAGGAATTGACGGGGGCCCGCACAAGCGGCGGAGCATGTGGATTAATTCGATGCAACGCGAAGAACCTTACCTGGGCTTGACATACACCGGATCGGGCTAGAGATAGTCTTTCCCTTTGTGGCTGGTGTACAGGTGGTGCATGGTTGTCGTCAGCTCGTGTCGTGAGATGTTGGGTTAAGTCCCGCAACGAGCGCAACCCTTGTCTTATGTTGCCAGCATTTGGTTGGGGACTCATGAGAGACTGCCGGGGTCAACTCGGAGGAAGGTGGGGATGACGTCAAATCATCATGCCCCTTATGTCCAGGGCTTCACACATGCTACAATGGTCGGTACAACGCGCAGCGACACTGTGAGGTGGAGCGAATCGCTGAAAGCCGGCCTTAGTTCGGATTGGGGTCTGCAACTCGACCCCATGAAGTCGGAGTCGCTAGTAATCGCAGATCAGCAATGCTGCGGTGAATACGTTCCCGGGCCTTGTACACACCGCCCGTCACGTCATGAAAGTTGGTAACACCCGAAGCCGGTGGCCCAAACTTGTTAGGGAGCCGTCGAAGGTGGGATCGGCGATTGGGACGAAGTCGTAACAAGGTACCCGTACCGGAAGGTGCGGGTGGATCACCTCCTTTCTAAGGAGCTTTTATTTTTCGGGTGCAGTTGCACCCTTGGTTGGTTGAGTATGCGAGTGTCATACTGCCAACTTTTATTATTGAAAATTGTCCGGGTGAAACACACACCTGATGAGACAAGACCAAGTGTTTGAATGGCGCTTTGTGACACACGTTGTCCATGCACAGTTGAACAAGAAATAATGTTGTTTGTATGTTGGTGCATTGTTGGGTGTCTGGGGCATTATCCCCTTTTTTGTGCCTGACCATAAGGCTTGTTGACACGGTTCGTGTTGGCAGGGTGTGGTTGGGGTGTTGTGTGAGAACTGTATAGTGGACGCGAGCATTAAACACAGATGAATGGGCCGTGTGGTTTGTTTGTGTGTGTTTGTGTGATTTCTTTTTTCTTTAATCAATTTTTTGTCAAGTTCACTTGTGTGGCCACCCGCATGTTTGTGTGTGGTGGTTTGTGTGTTCGTTATTAAGGGCGCATGGTGGATGCCTTGGCATGCTGAGCCGATGAAGGACGTGAAAGGCTGCGTTAAGCCTCGGGGAGTTGTCAATTAAGCGTTGATCCGAGGATGTCCGAATGGGGAAACCTGGCCCTGGTTATGTGGGGTTACCCTTCAGTGAATTCATAGCTGTTGTGGGGG
The nucleotide sequence above comes from Corynebacterium tuberculostearicum. Encoded proteins:
- the tyrS gene encoding tyrosine--tRNA ligase → MNIIDELQWRGLINQSTDLEALREACENPIALYCGFDPTGDSLHAGHLVPLIMLRRFQNAGHHPIALAGGATGFIGDPRDVGERSMLSEEDLAHNLEAIKGQLRRFIDFDGEQAATMVNNADWTMNMSVIDFLRDVGKNFSLNTMLDRDTVKRRLEGDGISYTEFSYMLLQSNDFVQLRRERDCVLQIGGGDQWGNIVSGVDLNRRIDGAKVHGLTVPLVTDASGQKFGKSTGGGKLWLDPEKTSAYSWYQYFLNAGDSVVIDYLRWFTFLTQEEIAEYERAVEEEPYKRTAQRRLAQEMTDLVHGEEATKAVELAAQALFGKAELSELDEKTLAGALSETTVAEVAAGEPRTIVDLLVASGLADSKGAARRTIKEGGAYVNNQRIESAEWEPSAEDLLHGSWLVLRRGKKNFAGAKLS